In the Malaclemys terrapin pileata isolate rMalTer1 chromosome 12, rMalTer1.hap1, whole genome shotgun sequence genome, one interval contains:
- the LOC128846060 gene encoding olfactory receptor 5V1-like: protein MGVTEKENQTAITEFILLGFGDFHEMQPLLFVTFLFIYTITMSGNIVIVLVIAADHNLHTPMYFFLGNLSFLEICYTTTIVPKMLRSFLTVREVILFMGCVAQLYIFGSLAVTECLLLSVMSYDRYLAICHPLSYASVMNFKVCLQLAAGCWITGFLTPIAMMVLTFTLPFCASKEVGHFFCDFMPLLKLSCTDTHLVEFLSFTVSACVTLVPFLLTLTSYYRIILTIRRIPSTTGKKKAFSTCSSHLLVVSIFYGTIIIVYGAPVGNQSPALNKAFSLLYTVISPMFNPLIYSLRNKEVKGALRKVGSKVFTFLKKSNIP from the coding sequence ATGGGTGTAACTGAAAAAGAGAATCAAACAGCCATCACAGAATTCATTCTTCTGGGGTTTGGAGACTTCCATGAAATGCAGCCCTTACTCTTTGtgacatttttattcatttacaCCATAACCATGTCTGGCAACATTGTAATTGTTCTGGTGATAGCAGCTGATCACAATCTAcatacccccatgtacttcttcctgggtaACTTATCTTTCCTGGAGATCTGCTACACCACCACCATTGTCCCCAAGATGCTAAGAAGTTTCCTTACAGTGAGGGAAGTGATTTTATTCATGGGTTGTGTAGCCCAGTTGTACATTTTTGGATCTTTGGCAGTCACTGAGTGCCTCCTTTTATCAGTCATGTCCTACGATCGTTATTTAGCGATATGCCATCCGTTGTCTTATGCATCTGTTATGAACTTTAAGGTTTGCCTTCAGCTAGCAGCTGGTTGTTGGATAACTGGCTTCTTGACTCCTATAGCAATGATGGTCTTGACTTTTACATTGCCTTTCTGTGCTTCCAAGGAGGTTGgacatttcttttgtgatttcatgCCTCTGTTAAAACTCTCCTGCACTGACACCCATTTGGTTGAATTTCTGTCTTTCACAGTGTCTGCCTGTGTGACCCTGGTCCCATTTCTACTAACCTTGACTTCCTACTATAGGATCATCTTGACCATCCGAAGGATCCCTTCCACAACTGGGAAGAaaaaagccttctccacctgctcttCACACCTCCTGGTTGTTTCTATTTTCTATGGCACCATCATTATTGTTTATGGAGCCCCTGTAGGTAACCAGTCACCAGCTTTAAACAAGGCCTTCTCCCTGCTCTATACAGTCATCTCTCCCATGTTCAACCCCCTCATCTAtagcctgaggaacaaggaggtcAAAGGTGCCCTGCGAAAGGTTGGAAGCAAAGTGTTCACTTTCCTAAAGAAGAGCAATATCCCATAA